Proteins from one Bacteriovorax sp. BAL6_X genomic window:
- a CDS encoding PHB depolymerase family esterase translates to MKILTIIFFILISNTFALNLSDKVTVSGISSGGFFAHQFHIANSSLVEGAAIFAAGPYYCAKGTVALATNTCMKGNGIWGSGYQSYLFASGLAMMGLIDPISNLKEDRVFIFSGQNDETVVSSVSEELRDLYAFFGVKKLAYEGTLAAGHTFPTENKGIECEVSKVPYIGNCNYNGALISLTTLYPDKKQRRFTLKGKTEEIDQTNYYSAFDVGVFSPLLQDKAYLYIPSRCKGSRRCELHIAFHGCKQTIDHIDMGYMDDTGIKEAADKLDLVVLFPQAKKSMIPGRNPHGCWDWWGHSGANYHLKDGQQMRIIKAMVLDILQKSK, encoded by the coding sequence ATGAAAATATTAACGATCATCTTTTTTATCCTAATTTCAAATACTTTCGCACTAAATTTAAGTGATAAGGTAACGGTCTCTGGTATCTCTTCGGGGGGCTTCTTTGCCCATCAATTTCATATCGCAAATAGTAGTCTTGTAGAAGGTGCGGCTATCTTCGCTGCAGGACCTTATTATTGCGCAAAGGGTACAGTGGCCTTGGCCACTAATACTTGTATGAAGGGAAATGGGATTTGGGGAAGTGGTTATCAGTCTTATCTATTTGCTAGTGGACTAGCAATGATGGGACTTATTGATCCGATTTCTAATCTCAAAGAAGATAGAGTGTTTATCTTTTCAGGGCAAAACGATGAAACAGTTGTTTCAAGTGTTAGTGAAGAACTTAGAGACCTATATGCCTTCTTTGGTGTCAAAAAACTCGCATACGAAGGAACATTAGCGGCTGGACATACATTTCCTACTGAAAATAAGGGGATAGAATGCGAAGTTTCAAAAGTGCCTTATATTGGAAATTGCAATTATAATGGTGCTCTTATTTCTTTAACGACGCTTTACCCTGATAAGAAACAAAGACGATTTACTTTAAAGGGGAAAACTGAAGAAATTGATCAAACAAATTACTATTCAGCATTTGATGTTGGCGTGTTCTCTCCGCTGCTACAAGATAAGGCCTACTTATATATTCCTTCACGTTGTAAAGGAAGTAGAAGGTGTGAGCTTCATATTGCTTTTCACGGATGTAAACAAACAATTGATCATATTGATATGGGCTATATGGATGATACAGGAATTAAAGAAGCTGCTGATAAACTTGACCTTGTTGTTCTGTTTCCACAAGCAAAAAAATCTATGATTCCTGGACGTAATCCACATGGTTGTTGGGATTGGTGGGGACATTCTGGTGCGAATTATCATCTTAAGGATGGCCAGCAAATGCGAATAATTAAGGCCATGGTCTTAGATATTTTACAAAAATCTAAGTAG
- a CDS encoding acylphosphatase translates to MINRRYRVEGVVQGVWFRKSTYEFVLKHTPTITGYVKNLKDGSVEVLASGELDDITNLEEFLKVGPETAKVTNVTIIEELPVSNFTEFQIG, encoded by the coding sequence ATGATTAATAGAAGGTACCGCGTCGAGGGCGTTGTTCAAGGTGTTTGGTTTCGTAAAAGTACTTATGAGTTTGTTCTTAAGCATACACCAACAATCACTGGTTACGTTAAAAATCTAAAAGATGGCAGTGTTGAAGTGTTGGCCAGCGGTGAACTCGATGATATTACTAATTTAGAAGAATTTTTAAAGGTCGGCCCAGAGACGGCCAAGGTCACGAATGTGACAATTATTGAAGAGCTACCTGTCTCAAATTTTACAGAATTTCAAATTGGCTAG
- a CDS encoding hemolysin III family protein produces the protein MHERNGELYSKFEEIINSTTHSLGIILGVVGTIMMILKAKTGLHTFAYTVFGLSITFLYTMSTLYHGTAHKKLKSIFRKMDHIGIYLLIAGSYTPFLMLAIKGETGMWMMINIWALAFLGILIKVFAFNRSEVLTVILCLIMGWMVIAIRTEMIASLSFDCLKWIVIGGACYMSGVLFYLRESLYLGHAIWHICVLLGTTSHFYAVYAYV, from the coding sequence ATGCATGAACGTAATGGCGAACTCTATTCTAAATTTGAAGAAATCATCAACTCAACAACCCACTCTCTTGGAATTATCCTAGGAGTTGTTGGAACAATTATGATGATCTTAAAGGCCAAAACTGGATTACATACATTCGCCTACACCGTATTTGGACTATCCATTACATTTCTTTATACAATGTCCACTCTCTATCATGGAACGGCCCATAAAAAACTAAAAAGTATCTTTCGAAAAATGGATCATATTGGAATTTACCTTTTAATTGCTGGCTCATATACTCCATTTCTCATGCTTGCCATTAAGGGTGAAACTGGAATGTGGATGATGATCAATATTTGGGCCTTGGCCTTTTTGGGAATCTTGATCAAAGTCTTTGCCTTTAATCGCTCAGAAGTCCTAACAGTTATCCTGTGTCTCATTATGGGTTGGATGGTAATTGCCATTAGAACGGAGATGATTGCAAGTCTTAGTTTTGACTGTCTTAAGTGGATTGTTATCGGAGGAGCATGCTACATGAGTGGAGTTCTATTCTACTTACGCGAAAGCCTCTACCTAGGCCATGCAATCTGGCACATTTGTGTTCTTTTAGGGACAACTTCTCACTTTTATGCAGTGTATGCATATGTCTAA
- a CDS encoding DNA starvation/stationary phase protection protein, whose protein sequence is MNTINQLKLIQADAQVYFMKLHNIHWNVTGMMFQPIHALTETLYNEFAIVFDDLAERQLQLGQKPVLTMSNALEISRIKETNESSFTSTQALELILKDNQYFLEAFRELSSTAGDENDATTVAYADEKVAWLEKENWQLRAMLE, encoded by the coding sequence ATGAACACAATTAATCAATTAAAACTAATTCAAGCAGATGCTCAAGTTTACTTTATGAAACTTCACAATATTCACTGGAATGTAACAGGGATGATGTTTCAACCAATTCATGCACTAACAGAAACTTTATATAATGAGTTTGCCATCGTTTTTGATGATTTAGCAGAAAGACAATTACAATTAGGACAAAAACCGGTTTTAACTATGTCTAATGCGCTTGAAATTAGCCGTATTAAAGAAACTAACGAGTCCTCTTTTACAAGCACTCAGGCACTAGAGCTAATCTTAAAAGATAACCAGTATTTCCTTGAGGCCTTTAGAGAATTATCGTCAACAGCAGGTGATGAAAATGATGCAACAACAGTAGCTTATGCAGATGAAAAGGTTGCTTGGCTAGAGAAAGAGAATTGGCAATTAAGAGCAATGCTAGAATAA
- a CDS encoding nitronate monooxygenase family protein encodes MKFNIFDLKDNVICKLFNIKYPIIQGGMVWVSGSKLAAAVSNAGGLGLIGAGSMKPDLLRQHLRKAKSLLDEGKHIGVNVPLLYRLAEEQIQTCLDEGIKIFFTSAGSPKKYTKFLKDQGCTVVHVTSSPALAKKCEDAGVDAIVAEGFEAGGHNGRDEITTMCLIPQVCDTVKIPVIAAGGIFDERTIAAGLCLGASGLQLGTRFLMTKESSAHQNYKEMILKAGPGDTRLQMKPYVPVRLLKNKFAMESLKLELECAPVEKLVEHLGKGRAKLGMLDGDIEEGELEVGQASGAIRDLPSVSEVMKSLTTVFR; translated from the coding sequence ATGAAATTTAATATATTCGATTTAAAAGATAATGTAATTTGTAAGCTCTTTAATATTAAGTACCCTATCATTCAAGGTGGTATGGTTTGGGTCTCAGGCTCAAAATTAGCTGCCGCAGTAAGTAATGCTGGAGGCCTAGGTCTTATTGGTGCCGGTTCAATGAAGCCGGATCTTTTAAGGCAACATTTAAGAAAAGCTAAATCACTTTTAGATGAAGGTAAGCATATAGGAGTTAACGTTCCTCTTCTGTATCGTCTTGCAGAAGAACAAATCCAAACCTGCCTAGATGAAGGAATTAAAATCTTCTTTACTTCAGCAGGCTCACCTAAGAAATATACAAAGTTTTTAAAAGACCAAGGATGCACAGTTGTTCATGTAACCTCAAGCCCTGCTCTTGCCAAGAAGTGTGAAGATGCTGGTGTAGACGCCATTGTTGCCGAAGGTTTTGAGGCCGGAGGTCACAATGGAAGAGATGAAATCACAACAATGTGTCTTATCCCACAAGTTTGCGATACAGTTAAAATCCCAGTCATTGCAGCAGGTGGAATCTTTGATGAACGTACAATTGCCGCAGGCCTATGCCTTGGAGCAAGCGGTCTCCAACTTGGAACACGCTTTCTTATGACCAAAGAAAGTAGCGCCCACCAGAATTATAAAGAGATGATCTTAAAAGCAGGGCCTGGAGACACTCGCCTTCAAATGAAACCATATGTACCAGTGAGACTTTTAAAAAATAAATTTGCCATGGAGTCACTTAAACTCGAACTCGAATGTGCACCAGTTGAAAAGCTAGTTGAGCACCTAGGAAAAGGACGCGCCAAGCTTGGTATGCTTGATGGTGATATAGAGGAAGGTGAATTGGAGGTGGGCCAGGCATCGGGTGCCATTCGTGATCTGCCAAGTGTTAGTGAAGTGATGAAGAGTCTTACCACAGTTTTCAGATAA
- a CDS encoding acyl-CoA dehydrogenase family protein produces the protein MNYFSDESEWKWMLRNAIDWKTIIPMYYPNFPTEDGFNNEEEILGFMEELLTQTGSWAADAVYNRAEAIDQNGAGEVKDGRTIPGPELSTFYQEATELGAFGVSLPTDFGGMGLPAVALMVLLEQLSRACNSQCTQLAFFSSIADMVHRFCDHETAQRIVPKIIAGELSGSMNLTEPGCGSDLGMIKTSATPVGDGTYKLNGSKIFITNGGGGVGFVLARIKGAPEGLPGLSLFLCEQDEKGIEGPNFIVAKNEHKMGMHGSFTCEVVYENSIARLIGEEGQGFKYMLHLMNEARIAVGMQALGGIEGCIGYARKYADERMQFDKPISELPLMKRNLEDFETERDALRALLVDTISSYDIFQKLDLKKKMTGELSSEEEAQFKNASIWTRKRTPLVKYYSCEAYTYLSTKAIQVLGGYGFMEEYPMSRYHRDSFGPLLYEGTSQIQALMALKDMIKYIAKNPDKYFKNLFIKHPAFSWVSADSKEQKELTSTQYTFKKSLVKLIIKCLKPDSLSDLANPKAWMNEENVDKLMVHAETICQGLSYLETLRVLANHASIDKTRYDLFSRYMRLVTPRLTAIYNDWDIR, from the coding sequence ATGAATTATTTTAGTGATGAAAGTGAATGGAAGTGGATGCTTAGAAACGCGATTGATTGGAAAACAATCATTCCAATGTACTATCCAAACTTCCCTACTGAAGATGGCTTTAATAATGAAGAAGAAATCCTAGGCTTTATGGAAGAGCTTCTAACTCAAACAGGGAGTTGGGCGGCCGACGCTGTTTACAACAGAGCAGAGGCCATTGATCAAAATGGCGCAGGTGAAGTAAAGGACGGACGAACGATCCCAGGGCCAGAACTAAGTACTTTTTACCAAGAAGCAACAGAGCTAGGAGCATTTGGCGTGAGTCTTCCTACAGACTTTGGCGGAATGGGTCTACCAGCAGTAGCACTTATGGTTTTACTAGAGCAGCTATCTCGCGCCTGTAACTCACAGTGTACACAACTGGCGTTCTTTAGTTCGATTGCAGATATGGTTCATCGTTTTTGTGATCATGAAACAGCACAAAGAATTGTTCCAAAAATCATCGCTGGAGAGCTTTCAGGTTCAATGAATTTAACAGAGCCGGGGTGTGGTTCAGACCTTGGAATGATAAAAACTTCAGCAACTCCTGTTGGAGATGGAACATACAAGCTTAATGGATCAAAAATCTTCATCACAAATGGTGGTGGCGGAGTGGGATTTGTTCTAGCACGTATAAAAGGAGCGCCAGAGGGCCTTCCAGGTCTATCACTATTCCTTTGTGAGCAAGATGAAAAAGGCATTGAAGGGCCAAACTTTATCGTTGCAAAGAACGAGCATAAAATGGGAATGCACGGCTCTTTTACTTGTGAAGTAGTCTATGAAAATTCGATTGCTCGTCTAATTGGAGAAGAAGGTCAAGGCTTTAAGTATATGCTTCACCTAATGAATGAGGCGCGTATTGCTGTTGGTATGCAGGCCTTAGGTGGAATCGAAGGTTGTATTGGTTATGCAAGAAAATATGCCGATGAACGTATGCAATTTGATAAACCTATTTCAGAGCTTCCACTAATGAAGAGAAATCTGGAAGATTTTGAAACAGAAAGAGATGCCCTAAGAGCACTTCTTGTTGATACAATTTCTTCGTATGATATTTTTCAAAAGTTAGACTTGAAAAAGAAAATGACTGGTGAACTTTCTAGCGAAGAGGAAGCACAGTTTAAAAATGCTTCAATCTGGACAAGAAAGCGTACTCCACTTGTGAAATACTATTCATGTGAAGCTTATACTTACTTATCAACTAAGGCCATTCAAGTACTTGGAGGTTATGGTTTCATGGAAGAGTATCCAATGAGTCGCTATCACCGTGATTCATTTGGGCCACTACTATATGAAGGAACAAGTCAGATTCAGGCCCTTATGGCACTTAAGGATATGATTAAGTATATTGCTAAAAATCCTGACAAATACTTTAAGAACCTTTTTATCAAGCACCCTGCTTTTTCTTGGGTAAGTGCAGACAGTAAAGAGCAAAAGGAATTAACTTCAACTCAATACACTTTCAAAAAGAGCCTTGTTAAGTTAATCATCAAGTGTCTTAAGCCAGATAGTCTCTCCGATCTTGCTAATCCAAAGGCATGGATGAACGAGGAGAATGTCGATAAGCTAATGGTTCACGCAGAAACAATCTGCCAAGGCCTTTCTTACCTTGAAACATTAAGAGTACTTGCTAACCATGCCTCTATTGATAAAACACGATATGATTTATTTTCACGTTATATGAGACTTGTTACACCAAGACTTACTGCAATTTATAATGACTGGGACATTAGATAA
- a CDS encoding GreA/GreB family elongation factor — MNKETIISTLIENLETELTKAKAAFETTRTMSQEPDMAQEGKYDTRAIEAGYLAGAQKKRVDELEIDINMIKELSEELPNGDKIALGSLVELKFNEQTRHYFITPTAGGTMLNLDGTPLLVISVFSPIGNEALGMEVGDIFDVETGDITREYEVVSIS; from the coding sequence ATGAATAAAGAAACTATAATTAGTACATTAATCGAAAACTTAGAAACTGAGCTTACGAAGGCAAAGGCCGCTTTTGAGACAACTCGTACCATGTCCCAAGAGCCTGATATGGCCCAAGAAGGTAAGTATGACACTCGCGCAATTGAAGCGGGCTACCTTGCTGGAGCACAAAAAAAACGTGTAGATGAATTAGAGATCGATATCAATATGATTAAAGAGCTCTCTGAGGAGCTTCCAAATGGTGATAAAATTGCACTTGGATCACTGGTTGAGCTTAAATTCAATGAGCAAACTAGACACTACTTCATTACTCCAACTGCCGGTGGGACAATGCTAAATCTTGATGGCACTCCACTTCTTGTTATTTCTGTCTTTTCTCCAATTGGTAATGAGGCCTTAGGTATGGAAGTCGGCGATATCTTTGATGTAGAGACTGGTGATATTACTCGTGAGTACGAAGTCGTCTCAATTTCTTAA
- a CDS encoding tRNA (5-methylaminomethyl-2-thiouridine)(34)-methyltransferase MnmD, producing MKFKTKLGEYQAVETADGHLTLHSGLFNENCHSIAGAYEETLHNYVYGCDVLARANNSPIIILEIGLGVGLGITATFNETKNCQNKIKFISTEIDPELAQWVCHQNNFSKGEISDDKIKFAISDNFEVEILIGDARETIKKLILEDIKVDCIYQDAFSPTKNPSLWTKEWFRNLRSLCSNNSVMTTYSASVKIRKAMLEADFHVTNMKGFGNKRTATRAFTDGQYKDEKLEVELSRSKTPPLSDKDLNEI from the coding sequence ATGAAATTCAAAACAAAATTAGGTGAATACCAAGCGGTAGAAACCGCTGATGGCCATCTCACACTTCACAGTGGCCTCTTTAATGAGAATTGTCATTCTATTGCTGGAGCATATGAAGAAACCCTTCATAACTATGTTTATGGATGTGACGTTCTTGCCCGAGCAAACAACTCTCCTATAATTATTTTAGAGATTGGACTTGGAGTAGGCCTAGGAATTACGGCAACCTTTAATGAAACAAAAAACTGTCAAAATAAGATCAAGTTTATTTCTACAGAAATTGATCCTGAACTTGCTCAATGGGTTTGTCATCAGAATAACTTTTCAAAAGGAGAAATTTCTGATGATAAAATTAAATTTGCCATCAGTGATAATTTTGAAGTTGAAATTCTTATTGGTGACGCCAGAGAAACTATAAAGAAACTTATCCTAGAAGATATTAAGGTGGACTGTATTTATCAAGATGCTTTTTCACCTACTAAAAATCCTTCATTATGGACTAAAGAATGGTTCAGGAATCTGCGTAGCTTGTGTAGTAATAATTCAGTAATGACAACATATAGTGCATCGGTCAAAATAAGAAAGGCCATGTTAGAAGCAGACTTTCACGTTACCAATATGAAAGGTTTTGGCAATAAACGAACCGCCACTCGGGCTTTCACTGACGGCCAATACAAAGACGAAAAATTAGAGGTAGAGCTCAGTCGATCAAAGACTCCCCCTCTTTCAGACAAGGATTTAAATGAAATTTAA
- a CDS encoding tRNA-uridine aminocarboxypropyltransferase, which produces MSKSRRDTRDSRCPNCRINTHWCFCDVLKPFANQTKVIIPMHFTERWLTSNTAYFATKVLKNCEIMERGNLEAPFEVNSFNFEKFDYIYLFPTDDSLPLNEYKQTDKTPCLVVPDGSWSKAKKFHKREDVLAKMPKYHLIDVGHSIYELRKSPGENFLCTYEAIAHALAVLDGVAVKHHMIDIFKVIVERIKKSRKGDFRL; this is translated from the coding sequence ATGTCAAAGTCACGTCGAGATACAAGAGATTCCCGTTGTCCAAATTGTCGCATCAATACTCATTGGTGCTTTTGTGACGTTTTAAAACCGTTTGCTAACCAAACTAAAGTGATTATACCGATGCATTTTACAGAGCGTTGGCTAACGAGTAATACGGCCTATTTCGCAACAAAAGTACTTAAGAATTGTGAAATTATGGAGCGAGGTAATCTGGAAGCACCTTTTGAGGTTAATAGCTTTAATTTTGAAAAATTTGACTATATCTACCTTTTTCCGACAGATGATTCACTCCCTTTAAATGAATATAAGCAGACAGATAAAACGCCTTGTCTCGTTGTTCCTGATGGTTCGTGGTCGAAGGCAAAGAAATTTCACAAGCGTGAAGATGTTCTAGCGAAAATGCCAAAGTATCATTTGATCGATGTAGGCCATAGTATTTATGAATTAAGAAAATCTCCAGGGGAAAACTTTCTTTGTACTTATGAGGCCATAGCCCACGCATTGGCGGTACTTGATGGAGTAGCTGTGAAACATCATATGATTGATATCTTCAAGGTTATTGTTGAGCGCATAAAAAAAAGCCGAAAGGGTGACTTTCGGCTTTAA
- a CDS encoding metal-sensitive transcriptional regulator — MKEIDLEKFINTPGADHRSHLNRLKRIQGQLESLINLVEDGKYCINIVHRSKTIRGALRGFESSVMENHLRGCVAKAIQSQDTKLIDEKIDQLCTIIRKD; from the coding sequence ATGAAAGAAATCGATCTTGAGAAATTTATCAATACCCCTGGTGCAGATCACCGCTCACACCTTAACCGTCTAAAACGAATTCAAGGACAACTTGAGTCCCTTATTAACTTAGTTGAAGATGGTAAGTATTGTATCAATATCGTTCACCGATCAAAAACAATTCGTGGCGCCCTTCGTGGATTTGAAAGCTCAGTAATGGAAAATCACTTAAGAGGTTGTGTTGCCAAAGCAATTCAATCGCAGGACACTAAATTAATTGATGAAAAAATAGATCAACTTTGTACAATTATCAGAAAGGACTAG
- a CDS encoding SOS response-associated peptidase family protein → MCFSIQAQTDLKELSQKLNTPLNTKAYESFRILQEFEASIDPLVLKKILGLKRKPSSDVFKTADKDGRIFPNYFTNVVTQDANERTISPMRYRIRPQGSQEEVPTKFNVFNARLDSLEKRQTWRPLFMKNHGIIAFDAFYEWVERDGKKALIKFHPEDGKLILAPCLWDEWTSKDKQISFKSFAIITTDPPKEIEAMGHDRCPIFLKEEYLDDWLNPKKLKTQDVYEILSHPYQEHYDYEWANFVRD, encoded by the coding sequence ATGTGTTTTTCGATACAAGCGCAAACAGATTTAAAAGAGCTTTCACAAAAGCTTAATACTCCTTTAAACACAAAGGCTTACGAATCTTTTCGCATATTACAAGAATTCGAGGCATCAATCGATCCTCTAGTTCTAAAAAAGATCCTTGGTTTAAAGAGAAAGCCTAGTAGCGATGTCTTTAAAACAGCAGATAAAGATGGCCGTATCTTTCCAAATTACTTCACCAATGTTGTTACCCAAGATGCCAATGAAAGAACGATCTCACCAATGCGCTACCGTATTCGGCCACAAGGCTCTCAAGAAGAAGTCCCAACGAAGTTCAATGTCTTCAACGCCAGACTTGATTCACTTGAGAAACGACAAACGTGGAGACCTCTCTTTATGAAAAATCATGGAATAATTGCATTTGATGCTTTCTATGAGTGGGTTGAAAGAGATGGCAAGAAGGCACTAATTAAATTTCATCCGGAAGACGGCAAGCTAATCCTTGCACCTTGCCTATGGGATGAATGGACGTCAAAGGATAAGCAAATAAGCTTTAAATCATTTGCTATTATAACAACTGATCCACCTAAAGAAATAGAAGCTATGGGCCATGATCGTTGCCCTATCTTTTTAAAAGAAGAATATTTAGATGATTGGCTAAATCCAAAAAAACTCAAGACACAGGATGTGTATGAAATTCTCTCCCATCCGTACCAAGAACACTATGATTACGAATGGGCCAATTTTGTAAGAGATTAA
- a CDS encoding S8 family serine peptidase, with protein MKYIATARILILSQLTFMATMAAPCPANKIVIDGNWQTTYQCKDNKLSASIETYLKTGAKTGASTYDEQGRVLTNDSWSTDGIYTYHAEVEYFENGQRQKSVFFIDENGVVTDKVKEKTVVKGDLDDPTIIKEWVISQSSYKQIGIKHYRYNDTNEDDFDFSAPKPYRIDVLTPNGEVSKFYEVVYNMQAPMANLVSEFKAYTADGNLIGHYNESDTFSVSEQLKNFNLTDKEYQRRLSIFEDKSREPVVIIDTGFDIMHPSLTHKLYNSPFDIAGDGIDNDNNGRVDDSWGWQRQDDAGLSLLRDDNNIRETHSLVHTPYPVSHGTHVAALALKDLDKYGLVGFAGDVAITDHLEKAAEYIKEKKVKFVNMSFAIGFPGAPMSAPRESFYYLENTFIDNPETVFVVAAGNARGNLDLDLKGNDNYPASYDYANMIKVGALNTASLKKDKMDTYRPASFSKFGNKKVQIFAPGQGVVSAQSGGGTIALNGTSMAAPFVTNVLLKGHNLNPELSPLELKDLLLATAYIPRSGRLPCESGGIVDPDAFYKAVLKTKSN; from the coding sequence ATGAAATATATCGCAACAGCAAGAATTCTTATTTTATCTCAACTCACATTTATGGCCACTATGGCCGCTCCATGCCCTGCAAATAAAATCGTAATCGATGGGAATTGGCAAACGACTTATCAGTGTAAAGACAATAAGCTATCAGCTTCTATTGAGACTTATTTGAAAACAGGTGCAAAGACAGGAGCAAGTACATATGACGAGCAAGGCAGAGTCCTTACAAATGACTCTTGGAGTACTGACGGTATTTATACGTACCATGCAGAGGTAGAGTATTTTGAGAATGGTCAACGACAAAAAAGTGTTTTCTTCATTGATGAAAATGGCGTTGTCACAGATAAAGTAAAGGAGAAAACAGTTGTAAAAGGTGATCTTGATGACCCCACAATTATAAAAGAATGGGTTATCTCGCAAAGTTCATATAAGCAAATTGGTATTAAACACTATCGTTATAATGACACAAATGAGGATGACTTCGATTTCTCTGCGCCAAAACCATATCGAATTGACGTTCTTACTCCTAACGGTGAAGTCTCAAAATTTTATGAGGTCGTTTATAATATGCAAGCACCCATGGCAAACCTTGTGTCTGAATTTAAGGCATACACAGCTGATGGTAATCTAATTGGCCATTACAATGAATCAGATACATTCAGTGTTAGTGAGCAACTTAAAAATTTTAATCTTACAGATAAAGAATACCAACGAAGACTTAGTATTTTTGAGGACAAGTCTCGTGAACCTGTCGTTATTATTGATACTGGTTTTGATATTATGCACCCTTCGTTAACTCATAAATTATATAACTCGCCATTTGATATTGCAGGTGATGGTATTGACAATGATAACAATGGGAGAGTCGATGACTCTTGGGGCTGGCAAAGACAAGATGACGCTGGTTTAAGTCTTTTAAGAGATGATAATAATATTCGTGAAACTCATTCTCTTGTTCATACTCCATACCCTGTTTCTCACGGTACTCACGTAGCTGCACTTGCTCTTAAGGATTTGGATAAATATGGACTAGTAGGCTTTGCAGGAGACGTCGCAATTACAGATCATCTTGAAAAAGCCGCTGAATATATTAAAGAAAAGAAAGTGAAATTTGTTAATATGAGTTTTGCTATTGGCTTTCCTGGGGCACCAATGTCTGCACCTCGTGAGTCTTTTTATTATCTTGAAAATACTTTTATTGATAACCCTGAAACGGTCTTTGTAGTGGCCGCGGGAAATGCTCGAGGTAATCTAGACCTCGATTTAAAAGGAAATGATAATTATCCGGCAAGTTATGATTATGCCAATATGATCAAGGTTGGGGCCTTAAATACAGCGTCTCTTAAAAAAGATAAGATGGATACTTATAGGCCAGCTAGTTTTTCAAAATTTGGAAATAAAAAAGTTCAAATCTTCGCTCCAGGGCAAGGTGTTGTATCAGCACAATCAGGTGGTGGTACAATTGCTTTAAACGGAACTTCGATGGCCGCTCCATTTGTAACAAATGTATTACTTAAGGGTCACAATCTTAACCCAGAACTATCTCCTTTAGAATTAAAGGATCTTCTACTGGCCACGGCATATATCCCAAGAAGTGGAAGACTCCCATGTGAGAGTGGTGGGATTGTAGATCCTGATGCCTTTTACAAGGCCGTACTTAAAACTAAATCTAATTAG